CACCGCCTCAAACTTCTGCAGCGCCCGCTCGACGGCGTAGGTCTGCTTGAGGATGTCGACGCAGTAGTGGTCCCCCTCCACCATCTTCCGGATGCCCTTGAGATGCCCTTCGATGCTGGCGAGCCGCTTGAGCACGTCGCCCTTGTTGGCCTGCATGGCGTCCGCTCCCCTCGAGATCACATCCCCTCCCCGGTGGGGGGGGATGTCTCCACTGTACCCCCCGAAGCCGCGGTCGTCAATCCGTCTGGGTCCTGTCCGAACGGACAGCCGCAACCCGTTCGTCGGTCGGTGGCGGGAGCGGGAGGCAGCGCGGTAGTACCTATAGAGAGGGAGCGCGGTTGAGGTCTCCCCGGAAGGAGTGTGCGTGATGGCTCATCCCAGCGACACGTTTGTGCGGGCCGCCCGCCTGG
The sequence above is drawn from the bacterium genome and encodes:
- a CDS encoding metal-sensitive transcriptional regulator, giving the protein MQANKGDVLKRLASIEGHLKGIRKMVEGDHYCVDILKQTYAVERALQKFEAVLVDGHLHGCVVEGFKRGRDREMVAELAELFELSRR